A section of the Microbacterium forte genome encodes:
- the glf gene encoding UDP-galactopyranose mutase produces MDLLVVGSGFFGLTIAERAANAGRKVTVIDRRHHIGGNAYSEAEPETGIEVHRYGAHLFHTSNATVWEYVNRFTSFTNYVHRVYTTHKGTVFPMPVNLGTINQFFQSAYTPDQARALVREQAGEFDVKTAANFEEKGIALVGRPLFEAFFRDYTAKQWQTDPQKLSGDIISRLPVRYTYDNRYFNDTWEGLPTDGYTAWIERMADHPNIEVKLNVDYFDESQPLNKKATVGQLPIIYTGPVDRYFDYTAGALSWRTLDFEQEVLNIGDFQGTSVMNYPDMDVPYTRIHEFKHFHPERKDVYESDKTVIMREFSRFANREDEPYYPVNTPTDRDGLLAYRELAKGERDVHFGGRLGTYQYLDMHMAIGSALSLWNNSLS; encoded by the coding sequence ATGGATCTTCTTGTCGTCGGGTCGGGCTTCTTCGGCCTCACCATCGCAGAACGTGCCGCCAACGCCGGCCGCAAGGTCACGGTCATCGACCGTCGCCACCACATCGGCGGGAACGCCTACAGTGAGGCGGAGCCTGAGACGGGCATCGAGGTCCATCGCTACGGCGCCCACCTCTTCCACACCTCGAACGCCACGGTGTGGGAGTACGTGAACCGGTTCACGAGCTTCACGAACTACGTGCATCGGGTCTACACGACGCACAAGGGAACGGTCTTCCCGATGCCGGTGAACCTCGGCACCATCAACCAGTTCTTCCAGTCGGCCTACACGCCCGACCAGGCGCGGGCCCTCGTGCGCGAGCAGGCGGGGGAGTTCGACGTCAAGACGGCCGCCAACTTCGAAGAGAAGGGCATCGCCCTCGTCGGGCGGCCGCTGTTCGAGGCGTTCTTCAGGGACTACACCGCCAAGCAGTGGCAGACCGACCCGCAGAAGCTCTCGGGCGACATCATCAGCCGGCTCCCCGTGCGCTACACCTACGACAACCGCTACTTCAACGACACGTGGGAGGGCCTGCCGACAGACGGCTACACCGCGTGGATCGAGCGGATGGCCGATCACCCCAACATCGAGGTGAAGCTGAACGTCGACTACTTCGACGAGAGTCAGCCGCTGAACAAGAAGGCGACGGTCGGGCAGCTGCCCATCATCTACACGGGTCCCGTGGACCGCTACTTCGACTACACGGCGGGCGCCCTCAGCTGGCGCACGCTCGACTTCGAGCAGGAGGTGCTGAACATCGGCGACTTCCAGGGCACCAGCGTGATGAACTACCCGGACATGGACGTGCCCTACACGCGCATCCACGAGTTCAAGCACTTCCACCCGGAGCGCAAGGACGTCTACGAGTCCGACAAGACCGTCATCATGCGCGAGTTCTCTCGTTTCGCGAACCGCGAGGACGAGCCGTACTACCCCGTGAACACCCCGACGGACCGCGACGGCCTGCTCGCATACCGTGAGCTCGCGAAGGGGGAGCGGGACGTGCACTTCGGCGGACGCCTCGGCACCTATCAGTACCTCGACATGCACATGGCCATCGGCTCGGCGCTGTCGCTGTGGAACAACTCGCTCTCGTAG